A stretch of DNA from Leuconostoc kimchii IMSNU 11154:
ATAGTGCCGCAGTAAAACAGTCCAATTAATTTATTGACTTCTAAGGAAAATACCAGGGCTTTGGTTATGAGCTAGATATGTGACTAGGCACTCACTAAAATGCCCTTCCATTCAGGGGCTATATTTAGATAATGACCCCTAGGAAAGACTATTAAAACAGCCCCCATTATCTACCGGTTAGATAATAGGGGCTGTTTTTTTGTTAAGTGATATAATAAACCATAAAAGAAGTTTAGAAATACGGTCCTGGTCATCAATAAATAAACAATTTAATTAATTAATTATTTATTTAATTATTTAATTTCAGAAAGGTATATACGAATCATGGTGCAACAAATTGTCCTACCCATCAAAGACTCCAACGTTTTAAAGATGGTACAAGATACACTTCTCGATAGTTTCCGTGCTGGTCGCCGAAATTACACCGTTTTTCAAGTTGGTAAGGCCACGCTACTACGTGTGAGTGATGTCATGACATTAAAAAAATCAGATGTCTATAATCCAGACGGCTCTGTCAAAAATACAGCCTTTATTCATGATAAAAAGACCGGTAAAGCAAACACGTTATATTTAAAGCCTGTTCAGCAAGACTTGTTGCAATATCATGATTGGCTGGTCCAAGAAAATATCAATTCTGAGTGGTTATTCCCCTCGACAGCCCATCATGATCGCCATATCACCGAGAAACAGTTTTATAAAGTGATGGCGCGTGTTGGTGATCTACTAGGTATCAACTATTTAGGCACGCACACTATGCGTAAAACAGGTGCTTATCGCGTCTATACACAATCAAACTACAACATTGGCTTAGTCATGCATTTATTGAATCACTCAAGTGAAGCCATGACACTGACTTATCTTGGGTTAGACCAAGCTAGTCGTGAAACGATGTTAGATCAAATTGATTTTGGTTAACCTATAAAAAATTTTGCTCGTATACTGAAAATCCGGATTGCTTTATTTCTAGGACATAATCCGAGATAATCAAGTATAGGTTTTTTTATTATGAAAGCTAAGAGATACTCAACTGAATTTAAATCATCAATTGTTGACTTGTACAACGAGGGTCGTTCTGTTAATTCGCTGGCCAATGAATATCATTTGGCTGTACAAACGGTTACGGGCTGGGTCAAAAATCTCAAATCAATCCCAACTGCTCTTATACTAAAAATAGTCCAATTTATTGACTTCTGAGCAGCTCTGTAAGCTAACTATTTTCATATCATCATTTCTCCACATATTGATTAACGATTTGGTCGGACTTGTCACGAGTGTCTTGTGCATCCTTGATAGCTTGTGCCATATCTGCATCAGTTGACTGATTTTGGTTGGTTAATTGGTTATTCAAGTCAGATACTTTCTTATTCAAATAATCGACCTCTTTTTGCTTGTTGGCAACATTGTCTTTTCCCTCTTGAATCTTCTGTTCGATTTCTTGAATCTTCTGTTGGATTTCAGTTTGCTTAGCAGCTAATTGATTATTGAAACTGTTTTGGTCTGCAGCTTCTTTTCTTTTAGTCTAAAATAGAGGTTAATAACTAACAGGGGAATTACTAAATGATCAAACCCGAAAAGACAATCAATGGAACCAAATGGATTGAAACGATTCAAATCAATGCCGAAGAACGGGCAACCCTCGAAGATCAGTATGGCATCGATGAAGATATTATTGAGTACGTCACTGATAATGATGAAAGTACTAATTATGTTTATGATATCAATGAGGACGACCAATTATTCATCTTTCTGGCGCCGTATGCCCTCGACAAAGATGCGCTGAGATACATTACCCAGCCATTTGGCATGTTGCTCCATAAGGGCGTTTTATTCACGTTTAATCAAAGCGACATACCTGAAGTCAACACGGCACTTTACTCGGCATTGGATAATCCCGAGGTTAAGAGCGTCGATGCATTTATTCTGGAAACACTGTTTACAGTTGTTGACAGCTTTATCCCAATTTCTCGCGCCATTACCAAGAAACGCAACTATTTGGATAAAATGTTGAACCGGAAGACGAAGAACAGTGACTTGGTTTCACTTTCATATCTGCAACAGACGTTGACCTTTTTATCCAGCGCGGTCCAAATCAATCTCAGTGAACTCGATCGTTTGCCAAAGACCCATTTTGGTGTCGGTGCTGACCAAGATAAAATTGATTTATTCGAAGACGTGAAAATTGAAGGAGAACAGGTCCAACGGATGTTTGAGATTGAAACCCAAGTCGTTGACCGAATCGATCATACCTTCAACAGCCTTGCTAATAACAACCTGAACGATACAATGAAATTTTTGACAATTTGGTCACTGACCATGGCTGTGCCAACGATCATTACCGGATTCTATGGGATGAACGTGAAACTCCCGTTAGCCGGGATGCAATATGCTTGGATGCTGACTTTGGGGATTTCTGTCGCCTTGATTGTGGCGATGCTGATTATGCTGAAGGTCTGGCGGAAGATGTGATGGGTGAGTGACTTGCTGCTGGGGGGGGGACTTTTTTGGAATGTGTATAGTTGAGCAGTTATGCTATTTTGAGCACCCTTCGGCTTCTGAAATACGCTCCGACGACCCGGGTCTTGTCACGTGTTGGTGATCTATTAGGTATCAACTATGCTAGGCACACACACCATGCGTAAAACAGGCGCTTACTTATCTTGGCCTGGATCAAGCTAGTCGTGAGACTATGTTAGATCAAATTGATTTTGGTTAAATATTTTAATTACAACTACAACTACAGGTGTAACTATAGCTGTAGTTGTAATTAAAATTTCCTTATCTTGAAGATTGATCATAATTTTTGATTGAGATGATTACGATGAGGAATATATACGCACTCAGAATAAGTTGAGATAGATACCGATACTATCCCAATTTATTTTTTTGTGGTTAAGCTGACAGCAGCTTGCCCCACGCGGGTAGCGTTCTGCATGACATGCTCTCACTGAAGGTGATCCTGCAATGATAAATTGCCCTGTCACGGCGTGACCCGCCGGAGGTTTTACAAGCCGGATAAGTGGCGCTGTAAAATAGCAGTTTCCCCAGTAGGAAGGGGAAACGCTACTGTCATCGCTTGTCGATGACGTGCCTCGCAGAGCCTGTCCAAAATATTATTTTGGTATAACAGGCTATACCAGATTTTT
This window harbors:
- a CDS encoding site-specific integrase, whose amino-acid sequence is MVQQIVLPIKDSNVLKMVQDTLLDSFRAGRRNYTVFQVGKATLLRVSDVMTLKKSDVYNPDGSVKNTAFIHDKKTGKANTLYLKPVQQDLLQYHDWLVQENINSEWLFPSTAHHDRHITEKQFYKVMARVGDLLGINYLGTHTMRKTGAYRVYTQSNYNIGLVMHLLNHSSEAMTLTYLGLDQASRETMLDQIDFG
- a CDS encoding transposase, which translates into the protein MKAKRYSTEFKSSIVDLYNEGRSVNSLANEYHLAVQTVTGWVKNLKSIPTALILKIVQFIDF
- a CDS encoding magnesium transporter CorA family protein encodes the protein MIKPEKTINGTKWIETIQINAEERATLEDQYGIDEDIIEYVTDNDESTNYVYDINEDDQLFIFLAPYALDKDALRYITQPFGMLLHKGVLFTFNQSDIPEVNTALYSALDNPEVKSVDAFILETLFTVVDSFIPISRAITKKRNYLDKMLNRKTKNSDLVSLSYLQQTLTFLSSAVQINLSELDRLPKTHFGVGADQDKIDLFEDVKIEGEQVQRMFEIETQVVDRIDHTFNSLANNNLNDTMKFLTIWSLTMAVPTIITGFYGMNVKLPLAGMQYAWMLTLGISVALIVAMLIMLKVWRKM